Proteins found in one Tsukamurella paurometabola DSM 20162 genomic segment:
- the nuoF gene encoding NADH-quinone oxidoreductase subunit NuoF produces MTARLTPVLSAQWDTPEPWTLASYRASGGYTGIDRALAMTPDQVIELVKEAGLRGRGGAGFPTGLKWSFIPQLRAGEEPKPGADKPHYLVVNADESEPGTCKDMPLMFATPHTLIEGVIIASYAIRARQAFIYVRGEVLGVQRRLRAAVAEAYAAGYLGKPLGENGFTVDLVVHGGAGAYICGEETALLDSLEGRRGQPRLRPPFPAVAGLYASPTCVNNVESIASVPAILANGADWFRTMGSEKSPGFTLYSVSGHVVRPGQYEAALGITLREMLELAGGVRPGHELKFWTPGGSSTPLLTAEHLDVPLDYEGVAGAGSMLGTKALQIFDDTVCVVRAVLRWLEFYAHESCGKCTPCREGTYWLVRLLRRLEQGEGEPEDLTTLADVADGVLGKAFCALGDGAASPIQSSLTYFREEYERHVHERGCPFDPAASLREAPVAGGAR; encoded by the coding sequence ATGACCGCCCGCCTCACACCCGTGCTGTCGGCCCAGTGGGACACCCCGGAGCCGTGGACCCTCGCCTCGTACCGCGCGAGCGGTGGCTACACCGGGATCGACCGGGCCCTCGCCATGACACCCGACCAGGTGATCGAACTGGTGAAGGAGGCCGGTTTGCGCGGTCGCGGTGGCGCGGGGTTTCCCACCGGCCTGAAGTGGAGTTTCATCCCGCAGCTGCGTGCGGGGGAAGAACCGAAGCCGGGGGCGGACAAACCGCATTACCTGGTGGTCAACGCCGACGAATCCGAGCCCGGTACGTGCAAGGACATGCCGCTGATGTTCGCCACGCCGCACACCCTGATCGAGGGCGTGATCATCGCCTCGTACGCGATCCGGGCCCGGCAGGCCTTCATCTACGTCCGCGGGGAGGTGCTCGGCGTGCAACGCCGGCTGCGGGCCGCCGTGGCGGAGGCCTATGCGGCGGGCTACCTCGGGAAGCCGCTCGGTGAGAACGGATTCACTGTTGATCTGGTCGTGCACGGTGGCGCCGGCGCCTACATCTGCGGCGAGGAGACCGCCCTGCTGGACTCCTTGGAGGGCCGCCGCGGGCAACCCCGGTTGCGCCCGCCCTTCCCCGCCGTCGCCGGCCTGTACGCCTCACCCACGTGCGTCAACAACGTCGAATCCATCGCGAGCGTGCCGGCGATCCTGGCCAACGGCGCCGACTGGTTCCGCACCATGGGCAGCGAGAAGTCGCCCGGATTCACGCTGTACTCGGTCTCGGGCCACGTGGTGCGGCCCGGACAGTACGAGGCCGCGCTGGGCATCACGCTGCGGGAGATGCTCGAGCTGGCCGGCGGGGTGCGACCGGGGCACGAGTTGAAGTTCTGGACGCCGGGCGGATCGTCGACGCCGCTGCTGACGGCCGAGCACCTGGACGTGCCCCTGGACTACGAGGGGGTCGCCGGGGCCGGATCGATGCTGGGCACCAAGGCGCTGCAGATCTTCGACGACACGGTTTGCGTCGTGCGAGCGGTGCTGCGCTGGCTGGAGTTCTACGCGCACGAATCCTGCGGGAAGTGCACACCGTGCCGGGAGGGCACCTACTGGCTGGTGCGGTTGCTGCGCCGGCTGGAGCAGGGCGAGGGCGAACCGGAAGACCTCACCACCCTGGCCGACGTGGCCGACGGCGTTCTGGGCAAAGCCTTCTGCGCCCTGGGCGACGGCGCCGCAAGCCCGATCCAGAGCTCGCTGACGTACTTCCGCGAGGAATACGAACGGCACGTGCACGAGCGCGGCTGCCCGTTCGATCCCGCCGCCTCCCTGCGCGAGGCGCCGGTAGCGGGAGGCGCGCGGTGA
- a CDS encoding NADH-quinone oxidoreductase subunit G: MTAPPTVKASIDGIEIEVPPGTLVIRAAEQLGIAIPRFCDHPLLAPAGACRQCLVDVEGQRKPLASCTTTVTDGMVVRTQATSAAAAGAQRSVMELLLVNHPLDCPVCDKGGECPLQNQAMSAGRAQSRFPAADKRTYPKPIPISAEVVLDRERCVLCARCTRFADEIAGDDFIELLDRGALQQVGTAGDEPLDSYFSGNTVQICPVGALTSTDYRFRARPFDLTSTPSACEHCASGCSLRVDHRRGEVLRRLAGDDPDVNEEWNCDKGRWAMRYPTLPDRITTPLVRGSDGVLAPASWPEAIAVAAAGLRDRSAAVLAGGRGTVEDLYAYSAFARVALHTNDVDFRARAHSAEEAAFLGSGVAGGVTYADLEAAPVVLLVGFEPEEESPIVHLRLRKAVRSGATRVLSIAPFASRGLGRLHGELIACRPGTEAAALTDPGLAEQIPPDAVIMIGERLGEAPGALSAAAGLAATTGARVAWIPRRAGEPGGVAAGTLPNLLPGGRVTADPTHHAELERFWDTALPIEPGRDTAAILAAAESGEVQALVCGAVEVSDLPDPDAARRALEKAFVVSLELRASAVTARADVVLPVASVAQRAGTFRNWEGRDRRFPAALPAPGALPDARVLAVLAAALGTNLGFTDADGAAAALRDLGTVDAVRTIEPVAAQPMALPGTGEALLATWRQLLDLGRGQDGLPNLAATARPPVARLSAGTAAEIGASDSVTVSTARGAITLPLSITDMPDRVVWLPRNSPGSTVDETLGVGWGAVVRIGTPS; encoded by the coding sequence GTGACCGCCCCGCCCACCGTCAAGGCGAGTATCGACGGGATCGAGATCGAGGTGCCACCCGGCACTCTGGTGATCCGCGCCGCGGAACAGCTCGGCATCGCGATCCCTCGGTTCTGCGATCATCCGCTGCTGGCGCCGGCCGGTGCCTGCCGCCAATGTCTAGTCGACGTGGAGGGGCAACGCAAACCACTGGCCTCGTGCACCACGACGGTGACCGACGGCATGGTGGTCCGCACGCAGGCCACCTCGGCCGCGGCGGCCGGGGCCCAGCGCAGTGTGATGGAACTGCTGCTGGTCAACCATCCGCTGGACTGCCCGGTGTGCGATAAGGGCGGTGAGTGCCCGTTACAGAATCAGGCGATGTCGGCCGGTCGCGCGCAGTCCCGGTTCCCCGCGGCCGACAAGCGCACCTACCCCAAGCCGATCCCGATCTCCGCCGAGGTGGTACTCGATCGCGAACGCTGCGTGCTGTGCGCCCGCTGCACGCGGTTCGCCGACGAGATCGCCGGCGACGACTTCATCGAATTGCTCGACCGTGGAGCGCTGCAACAGGTGGGCACCGCGGGCGATGAGCCACTCGATTCGTACTTCTCCGGCAACACCGTGCAGATCTGCCCGGTGGGTGCCCTCACCTCGACCGACTACCGGTTCCGCGCCCGTCCGTTCGACCTCACCTCGACCCCGTCAGCCTGTGAGCACTGCGCCAGTGGATGCTCGCTGCGGGTCGACCACCGCCGCGGCGAGGTGCTGCGCCGCCTCGCCGGTGACGATCCCGATGTCAACGAGGAGTGGAACTGCGACAAGGGCCGCTGGGCGATGCGCTACCCGACGCTGCCCGACCGCATCACCACACCGCTGGTGCGCGGATCCGATGGGGTGCTGGCCCCGGCGTCGTGGCCGGAGGCGATCGCCGTCGCGGCGGCCGGCCTGCGCGACCGTTCCGCGGCAGTGCTCGCCGGCGGGCGCGGCACCGTCGAAGACCTGTACGCGTACTCAGCCTTCGCGCGAGTAGCCCTGCACACCAACGACGTCGACTTCCGGGCGCGCGCGCACAGCGCCGAGGAGGCCGCGTTCCTCGGCTCCGGAGTGGCGGGCGGCGTGACCTACGCCGATCTGGAGGCCGCGCCCGTGGTGCTGCTCGTGGGCTTCGAGCCCGAGGAGGAGTCGCCGATCGTGCACCTACGGCTGCGCAAAGCGGTCCGCTCCGGTGCCACCCGGGTGCTCTCCATCGCGCCGTTCGCCTCCCGCGGCCTGGGCCGCCTGCACGGCGAGCTGATCGCCTGCCGTCCCGGCACCGAGGCCGCGGCACTCACCGACCCCGGCCTGGCAGAACAGATCCCGCCGGACGCGGTGATCATGATCGGTGAGCGCCTCGGCGAGGCGCCGGGCGCACTCTCCGCCGCCGCCGGGCTGGCCGCCACGACCGGGGCTCGTGTGGCCTGGATACCGCGTCGCGCGGGCGAACCCGGTGGCGTCGCGGCAGGCACGCTGCCCAATCTGCTACCGGGTGGCCGTGTCACCGCCGATCCTACGCATCACGCCGAGCTGGAACGGTTCTGGGACACTGCGCTGCCGATCGAGCCGGGCCGCGATACCGCCGCGATACTGGCCGCCGCCGAATCGGGCGAGGTTCAGGCGTTGGTGTGCGGCGCCGTCGAAGTCTCCGATCTCCCCGATCCCGACGCCGCGCGGCGGGCCCTGGAGAAGGCCTTCGTGGTGAGCCTCGAATTGCGGGCCTCCGCGGTCACGGCGCGGGCCGATGTGGTTCTGCCGGTCGCGTCGGTGGCACAGCGGGCCGGAACCTTCCGGAACTGGGAGGGTCGTGATCGTCGCTTTCCCGCCGCGCTCCCCGCTCCCGGCGCACTGCCGGATGCCCGAGTCCTGGCCGTGCTCGCCGCGGCGCTCGGCACGAACCTCGGCTTCACCGATGCCGACGGGGCCGCTGCCGCCCTACGCGATCTCGGCACCGTCGACGCAGTGCGGACCATCGAACCGGTGGCGGCCCAGCCGATGGCCCTGCCCGGCACCGGGGAGGCACTCCTCGCGACCTGGCGACAGCTGCTCGACCTGGGACGCGGACAGGACGGTCTGCCGAATCTCGCCGCCACCGCCCGCCCGCCGGTGGCCCGGTTGTCCGCCGGCACCGCTGCCGAGATCGGCGCCTCGGACTCCGTGACGGTATCCA